The following proteins are co-located in the Gloeocapsa sp. PCC 7428 genome:
- the pstC gene encoding phosphate ABC transporter permease subunit PstC, with translation MSSLAEHPHRKDISLEKRVDTVQIFDRSFFWLAVVGAIGIGAVLFWIAVQIGISALPAIQSYGIQFLTTTTWDPVRNVYGALPQIYGTLVTAAIALVIAIPVGIGVAVFLSEDFLPNSIRTPIALAIELIAAVPSVVIGLWGIYVLIPFLRPFYNFLYDNFSWIPLFSTPPRGNSLLTLGLVLSVMILPTIIAISRGSLIALPRDLRQGALALGATRWETILRVLIPAAFSGIVGSIMLALGRAMGETMAAAMLVGNANQITPSLLAPGATIASLIASQFGEAGRSQVAALLYSGLILMILTLIVNVLAEIIIQKFQNVE, from the coding sequence ATGAGTTCGTTAGCTGAACATCCGCACCGGAAAGATATATCTTTAGAAAAGCGAGTTGACACAGTACAAATATTTGACCGTAGCTTTTTTTGGTTAGCAGTAGTCGGCGCGATCGGAATAGGTGCAGTTTTATTTTGGATTGCTGTGCAAATCGGAATTAGTGCTTTGCCTGCTATTCAGAGTTATGGCATACAATTTCTGACGACGACAACTTGGGACCCTGTTCGCAACGTCTACGGTGCGTTACCGCAAATTTATGGTACTCTCGTGACTGCGGCGATCGCTCTTGTTATTGCCATCCCCGTGGGTATCGGCGTAGCAGTGTTTTTAAGTGAAGATTTTTTGCCAAATTCTATCAGAACTCCAATTGCCTTGGCGATCGAGTTAATCGCTGCTGTACCAAGTGTGGTAATTGGTCTTTGGGGTATTTATGTCTTGATTCCGTTTTTACGTCCTTTTTACAATTTTCTCTACGACAACTTCAGTTGGATTCCTTTATTTAGCACACCTCCTAGAGGCAATAGTCTTTTAACACTCGGTCTTGTGCTGTCAGTAATGATTTTACCGACGATTATCGCAATTTCTAGAGGAAGTCTAATTGCACTGCCTCGCGATTTACGTCAAGGTGCTTTAGCATTAGGCGCGACACGTTGGGAAACAATCTTACGCGTGTTAATTCCAGCGGCTTTTTCGGGAATCGTTGGTTCCATTATGCTGGCACTTGGTCGCGCTATGGGTGAGACAATGGCAGCCGCCATGCTAGTAGGCAATGCAAACCAGATTACACCTTCACTACTTGCTCCTGGTGCAACAATTGCCTCACTGATTGCTTCTCAATTCGGTGAAGCTGGTCGATCGCAGGTAGCGGCTTTACTATACAGCGGTTTAATTCTCATGATTTTGACCCTGATCGTCAATGTTCTGGCAGAAATTATCATCCAGAAGTTCCAGAACGTAGAGTAA
- the pstA gene encoding phosphate ABC transporter permease PstA, with the protein MTTNNDGIGRRDKINLTRSARTPFRSYFDFFMTILTGAFTILTIVPLAALVWDVARQGISRLGIESFTELPPPPGLEEGGFGNAILGTLITLGIAALISVPFGVLAAVYLSEFGRGTRLAYGVKFATNVLAGVPAILAGLFAYTVVVLTTGGFSAFAGGVALSVVMMPIVVRATEEGLLLVPQEMRQAAIGVGATNFQTISRVVIPAALPSIATAVTLALARAGGEAAPLLFTALNNNFWSTDLWAPIATLPVLIYFYAIIPYRAQQEIAWAAALVLLGIVLIVSISSRLLARQRIQ; encoded by the coding sequence ATGACTACTAATAATGATGGAATTGGCAGAAGAGACAAAATTAATCTCACTCGTTCGGCACGAACACCTTTCAGGAGTTATTTTGACTTTTTCATGACGATCCTGACAGGTGCTTTCACCATTTTGACAATCGTCCCGCTTGCTGCTCTAGTGTGGGATGTCGCACGGCAAGGTATTAGTCGGTTAGGGATAGAGTCTTTCACCGAGTTACCACCACCACCAGGACTAGAAGAAGGTGGCTTTGGTAACGCTATTCTTGGTACGCTGATTACGCTAGGAATTGCTGCATTAATTAGTGTTCCCTTCGGAGTCTTAGCAGCAGTTTACTTGTCTGAATTTGGACGAGGAACAAGACTCGCTTACGGAGTTAAATTTGCGACTAACGTGTTAGCCGGAGTCCCAGCAATTTTAGCAGGCTTATTTGCTTATACTGTTGTTGTTTTGACCACTGGTGGTTTCTCTGCATTTGCTGGAGGCGTAGCGCTGTCAGTCGTCATGATGCCAATTGTGGTGCGTGCAACCGAAGAAGGGTTACTACTTGTTCCTCAGGAAATGCGCCAAGCAGCGATTGGAGTAGGAGCAACTAATTTTCAAACAATCAGCCGCGTTGTCATACCAGCAGCACTACCATCGATCGCCACTGCTGTTACTTTAGCCTTAGCACGCGCTGGTGGGGAAGCCGCACCTTTATTATTCACAGCTTTGAATAATAACTTCTGGTCAACAGATCTTTGGGCACCAATTGCCACATTACCAGTGCTCATTTATTTCTACGCGATTATTCCCTATCGAGCACAGCAAGAAATCGCTTGGGCAGCAGCTTTGGTGTTACTCGGTATTGTTTTGATTGTTAGTATTTCTTCGCGTTTGTTAGCGCGGCAGAGAATCCAGTAA
- the pstB gene encoding phosphate ABC transporter ATP-binding protein PstB produces the protein MNPDTINTPNSRSTSTTQEAILRAENVSVTYGSFQALRGVSLDIPKNQVVAFIGPSGCGKSTLIRCFNRLNDLIPGTKVGGKVTYQGVDIYGDKVDPVQVRRRIGMVFQKPNPFPKSIYDNIAFGAKINGYKKSEMDEIVERSLRQAALWDEVKDKLKESGLSLSGGQQQRLCIARTVAIEPDVVLMDEPASALDPISTRKVEELIQELKENYTIVIVTHNMQQATRVADYTAFFNAEAEEGGKRFGYLVEYDRTEAIFNNPQEEYTRQYVSGRFG, from the coding sequence ATGAATCCTGACACAATCAATACACCAAATTCTAGAAGTACTAGTACGACGCAAGAAGCAATCTTACGTGCTGAAAATGTTTCAGTGACATACGGTTCTTTCCAAGCCCTACGCGGTGTCAGCTTAGATATCCCTAAGAATCAAGTCGTCGCTTTTATCGGTCCTTCAGGCTGCGGTAAGAGTACGCTAATAAGATGTTTCAACCGTCTTAATGACTTGATCCCTGGGACAAAAGTTGGTGGAAAAGTGACCTACCAAGGCGTTGACATCTATGGCGATAAAGTAGACCCAGTACAAGTACGCCGCAGGATCGGGATGGTGTTCCAAAAACCAAATCCTTTCCCTAAATCGATCTATGACAACATCGCTTTCGGTGCCAAAATTAACGGCTACAAAAAAAGCGAAATGGATGAAATTGTCGAGCGATCGCTCCGCCAAGCCGCATTATGGGATGAAGTTAAAGACAAACTCAAAGAAAGTGGTTTATCTTTATCTGGTGGTCAACAACAGCGTCTGTGTATCGCGCGGACAGTTGCGATCGAACCTGATGTCGTTTTGATGGATGAACCCGCTTCGGCGCTTGACCCTATATCTACCCGTAAAGTAGAAGAACTCATTCAAGAACTGAAAGAAAATTACACAATTGTGATTGTGACGCACAATATGCAGCAGGCGACACGGGTTGCTGACTATACTGCATTTTTCAATGCCGAAGCTGAAGAGGGTGGAAAACGCTTTGGCTATTTAGTTGAGTACGATAGAACAGAAGCAATTTTCAATAACCCGCAAGAAGAATACACGCGACAGTACGTCAGCGGCAGATTCGGTTAA
- a CDS encoding biotin transporter BioY — MAVPRQILWSLVGLLLTIGGTFIEAHFTSAPWSWNHYGIQATPLGVTYQIGAVLLVGCLGGKTAGALSQIAYIVLGLTWLPVFYQGGGISYLNQPNFGYVLGFVPGAWICGFLAFKTSNKLESLAFSCLCGLLAIHSTGVGYLILKYIIGAGFTQLTLLEAVLRYSVYSLPGHLIITCAVAVLSYCLRFVMLY, encoded by the coding sequence GTGGCTGTTCCCCGTCAAATACTATGGTCTTTAGTTGGTTTACTCCTCACCATTGGTGGCACTTTTATCGAAGCACATTTTACGAGCGCCCCTTGGAGTTGGAACCATTACGGCATTCAGGCGACTCCTTTAGGAGTAACATATCAAATTGGAGCAGTGCTGCTTGTAGGTTGCTTAGGAGGTAAAACAGCTGGCGCACTTTCTCAAATTGCTTATATCGTGCTTGGCTTAACTTGGCTACCTGTATTTTATCAAGGTGGCGGAATTAGCTATCTCAACCAGCCTAACTTCGGCTACGTGCTAGGCTTTGTTCCAGGAGCCTGGATATGTGGTTTTCTTGCCTTTAAAACTTCAAACAAACTAGAGTCACTTGCTTTTAGTTGTTTGTGTGGTCTACTAGCGATTCATTCAACTGGGGTAGGGTATCTTATTTTAAAGTATATTATTGGTGCGGGGTTTACACAATTAACGCTTTTAGAAGCAGTATTGAGATATTCTGTTTATTCGCTACCAGGACATCTAATCATTACTTGTGCAGTAGCAGTTTTATCTTACTGTTTACGATTCGTTATGTTGTACTAG
- the lspA gene encoding signal peptidase II → MRVKNRLFWIVAVISLVIDQLTKFWVVQNFYLSETQPLIEGVFHLTYVTNTGAAFSLFSGKVEWLRWLSLAVSLGLMALAWFGGVMRTFEQLGYGLILGGALGNGIDRFVAGSVVDFLDFRLIQFPIFNFADVSINIGIICLLIATFAQPKDTPRRTR, encoded by the coding sequence ATGCGTGTAAAAAATCGTCTTTTCTGGATCGTTGCTGTTATTAGTTTAGTTATTGACCAGTTAACTAAATTTTGGGTAGTACAAAACTTTTATTTATCAGAAACCCAACCTCTCATCGAGGGAGTATTTCATCTCACGTATGTCACTAACACTGGTGCAGCTTTTAGCTTATTTAGTGGCAAAGTTGAGTGGCTGCGCTGGCTGTCTTTAGCTGTGAGTTTAGGATTAATGGCATTAGCCTGGTTTGGGGGAGTCATGCGGACTTTTGAACAACTAGGTTATGGATTAATTTTAGGCGGCGCGCTAGGAAATGGAATTGATCGCTTTGTGGCGGGAAGCGTTGTTGATTTTCTAGATTTTCGCCTGATTCAGTTTCCTATCTTTAATTTTGCCGATGTATCTATCAATATTGGCATTATTTGCTTACTTATTGCTACATTTGCACAGCCAAAAGATACTCCTCGCAGAACTCGCTAA
- a CDS encoding transglycosylase domain-containing protein — translation MNQPQPPRKPQTVFGQVTQAVKTIQAKVDFSKLALKPNARVPELWLQDAGADKAEVYPLLGDRYLLGRSSRSCDIVVRNPVVSQIHLSIARHPKRRSPFVIKDENSTNGIYRGKRRISSLALRHGDILTLGPPELAAAVRLQYVDPPPWYVRALNWCAYGIGGVTLLLALGIGIEWTKFSVVPLPGATQAPVVVYARDGETPLRPPRTTSHVDLPRLSDFSPYLPDAVLASEDSRFNWHFGVDPIGILRAIVVNVRDREFQQGASTVTQQVARSLFRDYVGPEDSLGRKLREAIVALKLETFYSKDFLLRTYLNRIYLGGDTLGFEDASRYYFDKAAKDLTLTEAATLVGILPAPNSFNFCGDAQSHQSIIDYRNRVLTRMLAQGRISTEEANRARRSPVDVSRRVCEEQANTIAPYFYSYVFQELRQILGEQLAREGNFIIETQLDPKIQAQAETALRNAVSNSGGAYRFSQGAIVTLDADTGAVLALVGGTDYKTSQFNRATQAQRQPGSTFKLFAYTAAVEQGISPYKAYSCAPVSWRGQRYRGCERSSGSIDMYTGLALSENSVALRVAQDVGLDRVVRMARRLGVESPLNPVPGLVLGQSETTVLEMTGAFAAVANGGVWNRPHLISRILDSSDCSDRQNLKTCREIYSFEQSNDANIQAIPPNVAETMTSMLRSVVQRGTGRSAALGLGVAGKTGTTDDNRDLWFIGFIPDRQLVTGVWLGNDNSSPTAGSSAIAAQLWGNYMRQVVQ, via the coding sequence ATGAATCAACCCCAACCACCGCGCAAACCACAAACCGTTTTCGGACAGGTAACTCAAGCAGTAAAAACGATTCAAGCCAAAGTAGATTTTTCCAAACTAGCCCTCAAACCAAATGCTAGAGTCCCTGAGCTTTGGTTACAAGATGCAGGGGCTGATAAAGCCGAAGTTTATCCATTGCTTGGCGATCGCTATCTTCTCGGTCGCAGTTCGCGCTCTTGCGATATTGTCGTCCGCAATCCTGTTGTCAGCCAAATTCACTTATCAATTGCACGTCATCCCAAGCGGCGATCGCCTTTTGTGATCAAAGACGAAAACTCGACGAATGGTATCTATCGCGGTAAAAGACGCATTTCATCGCTAGCACTGCGTCACGGAGATATTCTGACACTTGGTCCGCCAGAACTTGCGGCAGCGGTGCGGCTACAATACGTCGATCCACCACCTTGGTATGTTCGAGCGCTTAATTGGTGTGCGTATGGTATTGGTGGCGTGACGCTGCTTTTAGCACTAGGAATTGGGATTGAATGGACAAAGTTTTCTGTTGTCCCTTTACCAGGTGCGACACAAGCGCCCGTCGTTGTTTATGCGCGTGATGGAGAAACGCCCTTACGTCCACCGCGAACAACTTCTCACGTCGATCTACCACGATTATCAGACTTTTCGCCTTATCTACCCGATGCGGTTCTTGCTTCCGAAGATAGTCGCTTTAATTGGCATTTTGGCGTCGATCCGATTGGAATTCTGCGCGCCATAGTTGTAAATGTACGCGATCGCGAGTTTCAGCAAGGTGCAAGTACTGTGACGCAACAAGTTGCACGGAGTTTGTTTCGCGATTATGTCGGACCCGAAGATTCTTTAGGGCGGAAGTTGCGCGAAGCGATTGTCGCGCTGAAGCTAGAAACGTTTTACAGTAAAGACTTTTTACTACGAACTTACTTAAACCGAATTTACCTAGGTGGAGACACTTTAGGTTTTGAGGATGCGTCGCGATATTACTTCGATAAGGCGGCAAAAGATTTAACTTTAACCGAAGCCGCAACTTTAGTCGGAATTTTGCCCGCCCCGAACAGTTTCAATTTTTGTGGTGATGCGCAAAGTCATCAAAGTATTATCGATTACCGCAATCGCGTACTCACTCGCATGCTCGCGCAGGGGAGAATTAGCACAGAAGAGGCAAATCGCGCGCGGCGATCGCCTGTAGATGTCAGCCGTCGCGTGTGTGAAGAACAAGCAAACACAATCGCGCCCTACTTTTATAGTTACGTTTTTCAGGAACTTAGGCAAATCTTGGGCGAGCAACTTGCACGCGAAGGTAATTTTATTATCGAAACGCAGCTAGACCCCAAAATTCAAGCCCAAGCAGAAACTGCACTACGCAACGCGGTAAGTAACAGTGGCGGAGCGTATCGTTTTTCGCAAGGCGCAATCGTCACGCTTGATGCTGATACAGGCGCAGTATTAGCACTTGTTGGCGGAACTGATTACAAAACAAGTCAATTTAACCGTGCTACGCAAGCACAGCGACAGCCAGGTTCAACGTTCAAGTTATTTGCTTATACCGCCGCCGTCGAGCAGGGAATTTCCCCCTACAAAGCTTATTCGTGTGCGCCTGTTTCTTGGAGAGGTCAGAGGTATCGTGGATGCGAACGCTCCAGTGGTAGTATTGATATGTATACTGGGTTAGCACTGTCTGAAAACTCGGTTGCTTTACGGGTTGCTCAAGATGTGGGATTGGATCGGGTAGTGCGGATGGCAAGGCGGTTAGGTGTAGAATCACCGCTCAATCCTGTACCTGGTTTGGTTTTAGGACAAAGCGAAACGACTGTCCTCGAAATGACAGGCGCGTTTGCAGCAGTCGCTAACGGTGGCGTATGGAATCGTCCGCACTTGATCAGTCGCATTTTAGACAGCAGCGATTGTAGTGATCGCCAAAACTTAAAAACTTGCCGTGAGATTTATTCTTTTGAGCAGAGTAATGATGCGAATATTCAGGCAATCCCGCCTAATGTAGCTGAGACAATGACTTCAATGTTACGCAGTGTTGTCCAGCGTGGCACAGGAAGAAGCGCCGCACTAGGGTTAGGTGTTGCCGGAAAAACTGGTACAACCGATGATAATCGCGATTTGTGGTTTATTGGTTTTATTCCCGATCGCCAGCTTGTGACCGGCGTTTGGTTAGGGAACGACAATAGTTCTCCCACAGCAGGTAGCAGCGCGATCGCGGCGCAATTATGGGGTAACTATATGCGTCAAGTTGTCCAGTAA
- a CDS encoding DUF4335 domain-containing protein, whose translation MKTIQRKYSLPNCTLFVEGLSEPTNEQSPSVRPVLSMLVNAECHLAGAKQPLTGGREFFESLVTAVSGYAQEFLSKVPHPEAHRNESGLVQLQQIDSNRHRLIVHSNASNPGVEAASTPVAIDLTTVQLFDLVEAVDQFFADSQTLPTMSLQLAPVSKRYAGHTPQLTKQAVPAAVGVSSLALAAIAFFFVPIPEVRRPEEPQPQSRSRSSNLAAAITDTEQIAWLQQTLYNRINRVWTTRAINHDLIYRVSTTANGAIVGYRSTNAIANDAIAQTPLPNLLVYPVATPETAQEALAQFRVVFGRDGVLQVTPWQS comes from the coding sequence ATGAAGACAATTCAACGTAAGTACAGTTTGCCTAATTGCACTCTCTTTGTAGAGGGTTTAAGCGAGCCTACAAACGAGCAGTCTCCAAGTGTTAGACCCGTGCTTTCGATGTTGGTGAATGCAGAATGTCATTTAGCAGGAGCTAAACAACCGTTGACGGGAGGGCGAGAATTTTTTGAAAGCTTAGTCACGGCGGTAAGTGGTTATGCCCAAGAATTTTTGAGCAAAGTTCCCCATCCTGAAGCGCATCGAAACGAGTCAGGTTTAGTGCAATTGCAGCAAATTGATTCTAATCGTCATCGCTTAATTGTCCATTCAAACGCCTCAAATCCTGGTGTAGAAGCAGCGTCTACGCCTGTAGCAATTGATTTAACGACAGTACAACTGTTTGATTTGGTAGAAGCTGTCGATCAATTTTTTGCGGATAGCCAAACGTTACCCACAATGTCGTTGCAGCTAGCTCCTGTTTCTAAACGCTATGCGGGACACACGCCACAGTTAACAAAACAAGCCGTACCAGCCGCAGTTGGAGTGTCGAGTTTAGCATTAGCGGCGATCGCATTCTTTTTCGTCCCCATTCCCGAAGTTCGTCGTCCCGAAGAACCACAACCACAATCGCGATCGCGTAGCAGTAATTTAGCCGCAGCAATTACCGACACCGAACAAATCGCCTGGCTGCAACAAACACTCTACAACCGCATCAATCGCGTTTGGACAACTCGTGCGATCAATCACGATTTGATCTACCGCGTGAGTACCACAGCTAATGGTGCAATTGTCGGATATCGATCGACGAATGCGATTGCCAACGATGCGATCGCACAAACTCCGTTACCTAATTTACTTGTTTATCCCGTCGCAACTCCAGAAACAGCACAAGAAGCCCTCGCGCAGTTTCGCGTAGTATTCGGTCGTGACGGGGTATTGCAGGTGACTCCCTGGCAAAGTTAG
- a CDS encoding DUF3038 domain-containing protein → MNASVSVVPIDAAAIQSNPLILDYLPYPSIEEKGCPRRTCLQIDLILLAIEALEIGGSEALLDVARELELQDIIKNRVNLWRLRSTNPLRRAHTRRLLSIVEAKALVVIACHIARRLTVLLRQLLLAYQQMSDKQIPLEQNLRLANYLERFRAHFRSRMNPRRSGVLAYNSDDKLNELALSLLGQLLFCTGTAGTQRLWMSLFDGEVE, encoded by the coding sequence ATGAATGCTTCTGTGAGTGTAGTACCAATAGACGCGGCTGCTATCCAGTCCAATCCGTTGATTTTAGATTATTTACCTTATCCATCTATTGAAGAAAAAGGGTGTCCCCGCCGCACCTGTTTGCAAATTGACTTGATTCTACTAGCAATCGAAGCTCTAGAAATAGGTGGTTCTGAAGCTCTTCTGGATGTAGCGCGAGAACTAGAACTTCAAGACATTATCAAAAATCGGGTGAATTTGTGGCGGCTACGCAGTACAAATCCATTACGTAGAGCACATACACGCCGTTTGTTAAGTATTGTTGAGGCAAAAGCGCTCGTCGTCATCGCGTGTCATATAGCAAGACGCTTGACAGTTTTGTTACGCCAATTGCTGTTAGCTTATCAACAGATGAGCGATAAGCAAATTCCTCTAGAGCAAAACTTACGTTTAGCGAATTACCTAGAGCGGTTTCGCGCGCATTTCCGTAGCCGCATGAACCCGCGCCGTTCAGGAGTCTTAGCTTACAATTCTGATGATAAGTTAAACGAACTCGCACTCAGTTTATTAGGACAATTACTATTTTGTACTGGAACTGCCGGAACTCAGAGGTTGTGGATGAGTTTGTTTGACGGGGAAGTAGAATGA
- a CDS encoding adenine phosphoribosyltransferase encodes MDLKSLIRDIPDFPKPGILFRDITTLLRDADGLRYTVDSLTEKFQAADLTANYVVGMESRGFIIGAPLAYKLGAGFIPVRKPGKLPSSVHAVEYQLEYGMDRLEVHQDALQPGSPVLIVDDLLATGGTASATAKLVQQIGCKLIGFGFIIELRDLQGRQQLPDGVPVISLVEY; translated from the coding sequence ATGGATCTCAAGTCCTTAATTCGTGATATTCCCGATTTTCCTAAACCTGGAATTTTATTTCGAGATATCACGACACTATTGCGCGATGCAGATGGCTTACGCTATACGGTTGATTCCCTAACAGAGAAATTTCAGGCTGCGGATTTGACAGCTAATTATGTTGTCGGGATGGAATCGCGGGGCTTTATTATTGGCGCACCTTTAGCTTATAAATTGGGTGCTGGCTTTATTCCAGTTCGTAAACCAGGAAAATTACCGTCCTCGGTTCATGCTGTCGAGTATCAACTCGAATACGGAATGGATCGGTTGGAGGTGCATCAAGACGCTTTGCAGCCAGGTAGCCCAGTGTTAATCGTTGACGATCTGCTGGCAACAGGGGGAACCGCAAGCGCAACTGCCAAATTAGTACAACAGATCGGCTGCAAGTTAATTGGCTTTGGGTTTATTATCGAGCTACGGGATTTACAAGGACGACAACAGTTGCCTGATGGTGTACCTGTCATCTCGCTGGTTGAATATTGA
- a CDS encoding ABC transporter permease — MTSSKVSAIANWGWLNRLFDSETVVYVVKRLLQALLTLLLASALSFFIIQLAPGDYLDTLRQNPQISPERIEELRQQFGLDRSWLEQYGRWLWRIVTQGDFGTSFVYQRSVASLLWERIGATLLLAIASLVLTWAIAIPLGIVAAVKQNHWSDRLLQVISYTGQGFPSFITALLLLIFAQNTSPLFPVGGMTSINHADFSPFGRILDVAWHMILPTIALSITSFAGLQRITRGELLDVLRQDYIQTARAKGLPENRVIYVHALRNAVNPLITILGFELASLLSGAFIAEFFFNWPGLGRLILQAVLAQDLYLVMASLTMGAVMLIAGNLIADLLLKAVDPRIRLENIN; from the coding sequence ATGACTTCGAGTAAGGTTTCTGCGATTGCGAATTGGGGCTGGCTGAATCGGTTATTTGATAGCGAAACGGTTGTTTATGTGGTCAAGCGGCTACTACAGGCACTCCTGACGTTGTTACTCGCATCAGCACTTTCCTTTTTTATTATTCAGTTGGCTCCTGGCGATTATCTCGATACGCTAAGGCAAAATCCGCAAATTTCGCCCGAACGCATCGAGGAACTACGACAGCAGTTTGGTTTAGATCGCTCGTGGCTCGAGCAGTACGGACGTTGGCTGTGGCGGATCGTGACGCAAGGCGATTTTGGGACAAGTTTTGTTTATCAACGCTCGGTGGCTTCGTTATTGTGGGAGCGCATTGGCGCGACGTTGTTACTCGCGATCGCCTCGCTCGTTCTGACGTGGGCGATCGCCATTCCGCTGGGAATTGTAGCCGCAGTCAAACAAAATCATTGGAGCGATCGCTTGTTACAAGTTATCAGCTACACAGGACAAGGTTTTCCTAGCTTTATCACTGCGCTTTTACTTCTCATTTTTGCCCAAAATACTTCGCCCCTCTTCCCTGTGGGTGGAATGACAAGTATTAACCATGCTGACTTTTCGCCATTTGGCAGAATTTTGGATGTTGCTTGGCACATGATCCTCCCCACGATCGCATTAAGCATCACCAGTTTTGCGGGTTTGCAACGCATCACGCGGGGTGAGTTACTCGATGTTTTGCGACAAGACTACATTCAAACGGCCCGGGCTAAAGGCTTGCCAGAAAACCGCGTCATCTATGTTCATGCGTTACGCAATGCGGTGAACCCATTGATTACAATTCTCGGTTTTGAACTCGCTAGTTTATTGAGCGGTGCATTTATTGCCGAATTTTTCTTTAATTGGCCTGGTTTGGGGCGCTTAATTCTGCAAGCGGTTTTGGCGCAGGACTTGTATCTAGTCATGGCAAGCTTAACAATGGGCGCAGTGATGCTCATTGCCGGTAACTTGATTGCCGACCTACTGCTGAAAGCCGTAGATCCCAGAATTCGTTTAGAGAATATTAATTAA
- a CDS encoding low temperature-induced protein has protein sequence MRSIRFKFSALRPVRVLLALCACVFLVLSSATPALSGTETPQPNAAPSAPQQGEANLTAIEKEAQKAVLDDPYSRKETQVKANEGLNEIQGAADAEKMSRPDNAQATSVEENSKSFLEALTGKKK, from the coding sequence ATGCGCTCTATTCGTTTCAAATTTTCTGCTTTGCGTCCAGTCCGTGTTTTGCTAGCTCTGTGTGCTTGTGTTTTTCTAGTTTTATCTAGTGCTACACCTGCTTTAAGTGGTACAGAGACTCCACAACCAAATGCTGCTCCATCCGCGCCCCAGCAAGGTGAGGCGAATCTGACAGCAATCGAAAAGGAAGCACAGAAAGCAGTTTTAGACGATCCCTATTCTCGTAAAGAAACGCAAGTTAAAGCCAATGAAGGTCTTAATGAAATTCAAGGCGCTGCTGACGCAGAAAAAATGAGTCGTCCAGACAACGCTCAGGCGACATCAGTTGAGGAAAATTCTAAGAGTTTCCTCGAAGCCTTGACTGGAAAGAAAAAGTAA
- a CDS encoding DUF1257 domain-containing protein, translating into MSHFSTLRTKITDVEILKASLRDLGITTKTEADVRGYNGQRVRADLVAVLEGEYDLGWSRNSDGSFDLIADLWGVAKKHNQTELINSINQKYAVNKTLAEVKQRGLQNANVKLVLQ; encoded by the coding sequence ATGTCTCACTTTAGCACCCTACGCACCAAAATTACTGATGTAGAAATCCTCAAGGCTTCTCTACGCGACTTGGGTATTACTACCAAAACTGAAGCCGATGTACGCGGATACAATGGTCAGCGTGTTCGTGCCGACTTAGTTGCAGTATTAGAAGGTGAGTATGACCTTGGTTGGTCCCGCAATAGCGATGGTTCGTTCGATTTGATTGCTGACCTTTGGGGCGTTGCTAAGAAGCACAATCAAACTGAGTTAATCAACTCAATTAACCAAAAGTATGCTGTTAACAAAACTTTAGCTGAAGTTAAGCAGCGTGGTTTGCAAAATGCCAATGTTAAATTGGTATTGCAATAG